Proteins from one Strix aluco isolate bStrAlu1 chromosome 10, bStrAlu1.hap1, whole genome shotgun sequence genomic window:
- the CYSLTR1 gene encoding cysteinyl leukotriene receptor 1 isoform X1, whose product MAAGGSRHSCSARYCKTSGADIPRWAESVPQPGNMTAPFDNLSCHHSIDDFRNRVYSTLYSMISIMGFVGNGVVLYVLIKTYRQKTAFQVYMLNLAVSDFLCVCTLPLRVIYYVHKGNWFFSDFLCRVSSYALYVNLYCSIFFMTAMSFFRCIAIVFPVQNINLVTEKKAKFVCVGIWIFVTLTSAPFLRNGTYQHGNKTKCFEPPEDSQKTNLVVILDFIALFVGFIFPFIVITICYTMIIRTLLKNSLKKNQANRKKAVWMIIIVTATFLVSFTPYHILRTIHLHVLRLKNASCEDAIYLQKSVVVTLPLAAANCCFDPLLYFFSGGNFRKRLTTFRKASSSSMTQAFRKKFSVKEKDEEPFGESHRENGRAAPS is encoded by the coding sequence GGCTGACATTCCTCGCTGGGCGGAATCGGTGCCTCAGCCAGGCAACATGACGGCGCCGTTCGATAACCTGTCGTGCCATCACTCCATCGACGACTTCCGAAACCGAGTCTACTCCACGCTCTACTCCATGATCAGCATTATGGGCTTTGTCGGCAACGGCGTCGTGCTGTACGTCCTCATAAAAACCTACCGGCAGAAGACAGCCTTCCAGGTGTACATGCTGAACCTGGCCGTGTCTGACTTCCTCTGTGTGTGCACCCTGCCCCTGCGTGTCATCTACTACGTCCACAAAGGGAACTGGTTCTTCAGTGACTTCCTATGCAGGGTCAGTTCGTACGCGCTGTACGTCAACCTGTactgcagcatttttttcatgACTGCAATGAGCTTCTTCCGTTGCATAGCCATTGTTTTTCCAGTCCAGAACATCAATTTGGTAACGGAGAAGAAGGCTAAATTTGTCTGCGTCGGCATCTGGATTTTTGTCACCCTGACAAGCGCTCCCTTCCTGCGAAATGGGACATACCAACATGGCAACAAGACCAAGTGCTTCGAACCCCCAGAAGACTCTCAGAAGACAAATCTAGTCGTGATCCTGGATTTTATTGCCCTATTCGTGGgtttcatttttccctttattGTCATAACTATCTGCTACACCATGATCATAAGGACCTTGCTGAAAAATTCCTTGAAGAAGAACCAGGCTAACCGCAAGAAGGCGGTCTGGATGATCATCATCGTGACGGCCACCTTCCTGGTGAGCTTCACCCCCTACCACATTCTGCGTACGATCCACCTCCACGTGCTGCGGCTGAAGAACGCCAGCTGTGAGGATGCCATATACCTACAGAAATCAGTCGTGGTAACGCTCCCCTTGGCAGCTGCCAACTGCTGCTTTGACCCACTTCTCTACTTCTTCTCAGGGGGCAACTTTCGGAAGAGACTTACCACGTTTAGGAAGGCTTCTTCCTCCAGCATGACACAAGCCTTCAGGAAAAAGTTCTCCGtaaaagagaaagatgaggaaCCCTTTGGAGAAAGCCATAGGGAGAATGGAAGGGCGGCCCCTTCATAA
- the CYSLTR1 gene encoding cysteinyl leukotriene receptor 1 isoform X2 yields the protein MTAPFDNLSCHHSIDDFRNRVYSTLYSMISIMGFVGNGVVLYVLIKTYRQKTAFQVYMLNLAVSDFLCVCTLPLRVIYYVHKGNWFFSDFLCRVSSYALYVNLYCSIFFMTAMSFFRCIAIVFPVQNINLVTEKKAKFVCVGIWIFVTLTSAPFLRNGTYQHGNKTKCFEPPEDSQKTNLVVILDFIALFVGFIFPFIVITICYTMIIRTLLKNSLKKNQANRKKAVWMIIIVTATFLVSFTPYHILRTIHLHVLRLKNASCEDAIYLQKSVVVTLPLAAANCCFDPLLYFFSGGNFRKRLTTFRKASSSSMTQAFRKKFSVKEKDEEPFGESHRENGRAAPS from the coding sequence ATGACGGCGCCGTTCGATAACCTGTCGTGCCATCACTCCATCGACGACTTCCGAAACCGAGTCTACTCCACGCTCTACTCCATGATCAGCATTATGGGCTTTGTCGGCAACGGCGTCGTGCTGTACGTCCTCATAAAAACCTACCGGCAGAAGACAGCCTTCCAGGTGTACATGCTGAACCTGGCCGTGTCTGACTTCCTCTGTGTGTGCACCCTGCCCCTGCGTGTCATCTACTACGTCCACAAAGGGAACTGGTTCTTCAGTGACTTCCTATGCAGGGTCAGTTCGTACGCGCTGTACGTCAACCTGTactgcagcatttttttcatgACTGCAATGAGCTTCTTCCGTTGCATAGCCATTGTTTTTCCAGTCCAGAACATCAATTTGGTAACGGAGAAGAAGGCTAAATTTGTCTGCGTCGGCATCTGGATTTTTGTCACCCTGACAAGCGCTCCCTTCCTGCGAAATGGGACATACCAACATGGCAACAAGACCAAGTGCTTCGAACCCCCAGAAGACTCTCAGAAGACAAATCTAGTCGTGATCCTGGATTTTATTGCCCTATTCGTGGgtttcatttttccctttattGTCATAACTATCTGCTACACCATGATCATAAGGACCTTGCTGAAAAATTCCTTGAAGAAGAACCAGGCTAACCGCAAGAAGGCGGTCTGGATGATCATCATCGTGACGGCCACCTTCCTGGTGAGCTTCACCCCCTACCACATTCTGCGTACGATCCACCTCCACGTGCTGCGGCTGAAGAACGCCAGCTGTGAGGATGCCATATACCTACAGAAATCAGTCGTGGTAACGCTCCCCTTGGCAGCTGCCAACTGCTGCTTTGACCCACTTCTCTACTTCTTCTCAGGGGGCAACTTTCGGAAGAGACTTACCACGTTTAGGAAGGCTTCTTCCTCCAGCATGACACAAGCCTTCAGGAAAAAGTTCTCCGtaaaagagaaagatgaggaaCCCTTTGGAGAAAGCCATAGGGAGAATGGAAGGGCGGCCCCTTCATAA